In one window of Primulina tabacum isolate GXHZ01 chromosome 8, ASM2559414v2, whole genome shotgun sequence DNA:
- the LOC142553750 gene encoding DNA-directed RNA polymerase III subunit 2 isoform X1 has protein sequence MVVKGGYPASLNDFHQGLEFDKQALAAPVKSAVDKYQLLPEFLKVRGLVKQHLDSFNFFVRTQIKKIVQANDLITSKIYPSIYLRYKDVWIGEPSVIIDGVTEKLTPHQCRLSDITYAAPICVNIEYITGSHGSKTTQMKRDVIIGRMPIMLRSYCCILHEKDEEELAKYGECPLDPGGYFIIKGTEKVILIQEQLSKNRIIIDTDKKGCVQASVTSSTETTKSKTVIKMEKEKIYLYLNQFTTKVPIMVVMKAMGMESDQEVVQMVGRDPRYSELLLPSIEDCAKEAVYTQHQALEFLEQKVVTSPYSNAFAKEGRPLSILHDIFLANIPVRQNNFRPKCIYVAVMLRRMMEAILNKDAMDDKDYVGNKRLELSGQLLSLLFEDLFKTMNDEARKTIDTILAKPSRSSRFDISQFIVKDSITVGLERTLSTGNWDVKRFRMHRKGMTQAVARLSYIGTLGHMTRISSQFEKSRKVSGPRALQPSQWGMLCPCDTPEGESCGLVKNLALMTHVTTDEDEGPLISLCYSLGVEDLELLSGEELHMPNSFLIILNGLILGKHRRPQRFANAMRKLRRAGIIGEFVSIFVNEKQRCAYIASDGGRVCRPLVIADKGVPRIKEHHMKELRDGVRTFDSFLKEGLIEYLDVNEENNALIALYEENAKEGTTHIEIEPLTILGVCAGLIPYPHHNQSPRNTYQCAMGKQAMGNIAYNQLCRMDTIIYLLVYPQRPLLTTRTIELVSFDKLGAGQNATVAVMSYSGYDIEDAIVMNKSSLDRGFGRCIVMKKMSAVSEKYENGTSDRIIRPQHEGHEAERMKILDYDGLAAPGQIIRPNDILINKESPTVTRGPVASHMGLPDSAYKPSRLKYKGPEGETAVVDRVALCSDRNNNLCIKFMLRHTRRPEVGDKFSSRHGQKGVCGTIVQQEDFPFSERGICPDLIMNPHGFPSRMTVGKMLELLGSKAGVSCGRFHYGSAFGEPGGHADKVEAISETLVKHGFSYNGKDFIYSGITGEPLQSYIFMGPIYYQKLKHMVLDKMHARGNGPRVLMTRQPTEGRSRNGGLRVGEMERDCLIAYGASMLIYERLMISSDPFEVQVCRKCGLLGYYNFNLNTGFCTMCKSGDKMSTMKLPYACKLLFQELQSMNIVPRLKLAEP, from the exons ATGGTAGTGAAAGGAGGCTACCCTGCTTCGCTCAATGATTTCCATCAAGG TTTGGAATTCGACAAACAAGCCCTTGCCGCACCTGTCAAGTCGGCAGTCGACAAGTATCAGTTACTTCCAGAATTCTTGAAA GTGAGAGGTCTTGTGAAACAACATCTGGACTCCTTTAACTTCTTTGTGAGGACGCAGATAAAAAAGATTGTTCAAGCTAATGATCTGATTACCTCTAAGATATACCCAAGTATTTATCTAAG ATACAAAGATGTTTGGATTGGTGAACCATCAGTAATAATAGATGGTGTCACTGAAAAACTTACTCCCCACCAATGCAGGCTCTCTGACATTAC ATATGCTGCTCCAATCTGTGTGAACATAGAATATATTACTGGAAGCCATGGCTCAAAGACAACCCAAATGAAG AGGGATGTCATTATTGGCAGAATGCCTATCATGTTAAGAAGCTATTGTTGCATTTTGCATGAGAAGGATGAAGAAGAACTAGCGAAATATG GTGAATGCCCACTTGACCCTGGTggatattttatcattaaagGAACAGAGAAG GTGATTTTGATTCAAGAGCAACTTTCGAAGAACAGAATAATTATTGATACTGATAAAAAGGGATG TGTGCAAGCTTCTGTTACCAGCAGCACAGAGACAACAAAGAGTAAAACAGTTATAAAAATGGAGAAAGAGAAGATATATTTGTACCTGAATCAGTTCACGACCAAG GTTCCTATTATGGTAGTAATGAAAGCTATGGGTATGGAGAGCGATCAAGAGGTTGTCCAGATGGTTGGAAGAGACCCCCGTTATAGTGAACTGCTACTGCCTTCAATTGAG GATTGTGCGAAGGAAGCTGTATACACCCAACATCAGGCACTAGAGTTCCTTGAACAGAAG GTTGTAACTTCACCATATTCTAATGCTTTTGCGAAG GAAGGGCGCCCTCTCAGTATCCTTCATGACATATTTCTGGCCAACATTCCA GTCCGTCAAAACAATTTTCGTCCAAAATGCATATATGTTGCAGTGATGTTGAGACGCATGATGGAAGCGATCTTAAATAAAGATGCAATGGATGATAAG GATTATGTGGGGAACAAAAGACTGGAACTGTCAGGTCAATTGCTATCATTACTTTTTGAG GATTTATTCAAGACCATGAATGATGAGGCCAGAAAGACGATAGATACAATTTTGGCAAAGCCCAGCCGTTCCAGTCGGTTTGACATTTCTCAG TTTATAGTGAAGGATAGCATTACTGTTGGTCTAGAAAGAACTCTTTCTACTGGAAATTGGGATGTCAAAAGGTTCAGGATGCATCGAAAAGGCATGACTCAG GCTGTAGCTCGACTGTCATACATAGGGACATTAGGTCACATGACGAGGATCTCATCCCAATTTGAAAAATCTAGAAAAGTTAGTGGTCCTAGAGCATTGCAGCCCAGCCAG TGGGGCATGTTGTGCCCCTGTGATACTCCAGAAGGTGAATCTTGTGGATTGGTGAAGAATCTGGCCTTGATGACACATGTTACCACTGATGAGGACGAAGGGCCTCTTATTTCTCTG TGCTACTCCCTCGGGGTAGAAGACTTGGAATTACTCTCAGGTGAAGAACTTCACATGCCAAATTCTTTTCTGATAATTTTAAATGGACTTATTCTTGGGAAGCACAGACGACCACAG AGATTTGCTAACGCAATGAGAAAGCTGCGAAGGGCAGGTATAATTGGTGAGTTTGTTAGCATCTTCGTGAACGAAAAGCAG CGCTGTGCTTACATTGCTTCAGATGGTGGTCGTGTTTGTCGTCCTCTAGTAATTGCTGACAAAGGTGTACCAAGAATCAAGGAGCACCATATGAAGGAGTTGAGG GATGGAGTCCGCACATTTGATAGCTTTTTGAAAGAAGGCTTGATAGAATATCTTGATGTCAACGAGGAGAACAATGCTTTG ATTGCTTTGTACGAAGAGAATGCTAAAGAAGGAACAACTCATATTGAAATAGAGCCTTTGACCATTCTAGGCGTATGCGCTGGGTTGATCCCATATCCTCATCATAATCAgtcaccaagaaatacatatcaG TGTGCTATGGGTAAGCAAGCTATGGGAAATATTGCATATAATCAG tTGTGTCGGATGGACACTATAATCTACCTCTTAGTGTATCCTCAACGGCCATTACTAACGACGCGGACAATTGAGCTA GTCAGTTTTGATAAGTTGGGAGCTGGACAGAATGCAACTGTTGCGGTGATGAGTTATAGTGGATATGATATTGAGGATGCTATAGTGATGAATAAATCATCCTTGGATCGTGGTTTTGGTCGCTGCATCGTCATGAAAAA AATGTCAGCTGTTAGTGAGAAGTATGAAAATGGTACATCTGATCGTATAATTAGACCACAACATGAAGGACATGAAGCAGAAAGAATGAAG ATTTTGGATTATGATGGACTAGCTGCTCCTGGACAAATTATTCGACCCAATGACATCTTGATCAATAAGGAGTCCCCCACTGTCACTAGGGGGCCAGTGGCATCGCATATGGGCCTGCCAGATAG TGCATATAAGCCAAGTAGACTGAAATACAAAGGGCCTGAAGGTGAGACAGCCGTGGTGGATAGAGTGGCACTCTGCTCTGACAGGAATAACAatttatgcataaaatttatGCTTCGTCATACTCGTAGGCCTGAG GTCGGTGACAAGTTTAGCAGCCGTCATGGGCAAAAAGGAGTTTGTGGTACCATAGTTCAACAGGAAGACTTCCCATTTTCTGAACGTGGCATATGCCCCGATTTAATCATGAATCCTCATGGATTTCCAAG TCGAATGACAGTTGGAAAAATGTTAGAACTTCTTGGTAGCAAAGCTGGAGTTTCTTGCGGTAGGTTTCATTATGGAAGTGCATTTGGAGAGCCCGGTGGACATGCAGATAAAGTTGAGGCAATAAG CGAAACACTTGTGAAGCATGGCTTTAGCTATAATGGCAAAGATTTCATCTATTCAG GAATCACAGGAGAGCCACTACAATCGTATATTTTCATGGGTCCAATTTATTATCAAAAGCTGAAACACATG GTATTAGATAAAATGCATGCCCGTGGAAATGGGCCTCGCGTTTTGATGACTAGACAACCTACAGAAGGAAGGAGTAGAAATGGAG GACTTCGCGTTGGAGAAATGGAGCGCGATTGCTTAATTGCCTATGGGGCTAGCATGCTGATATATGAGCGATTGATGATTTCTAGTGACCCATTTGAGGTTCAG GTGTGCCGGAAGTGTGGTCTGCTGGGATATTACAACTTTAATCTAAATACAGGCTTTTGTACAATGTGTAAGAGTGGGGATAAAATGTCAACCATGAAGTTACCTTACGCATGCAAACTCTTATTCCAG GAGCTCCAGTCAATGAACATCGTTCCTCGTTTAAAACTAGCAGAGCCCTGA
- the LOC142553750 gene encoding DNA-directed RNA polymerase III subunit 2 isoform X2: MPIMLRSYCCILHEKDEEELAKYGECPLDPGGYFIIKGTEKVILIQEQLSKNRIIIDTDKKGCVQASVTSSTETTKSKTVIKMEKEKIYLYLNQFTTKVPIMVVMKAMGMESDQEVVQMVGRDPRYSELLLPSIEDCAKEAVYTQHQALEFLEQKVVTSPYSNAFAKEGRPLSILHDIFLANIPVRQNNFRPKCIYVAVMLRRMMEAILNKDAMDDKDYVGNKRLELSGQLLSLLFEDLFKTMNDEARKTIDTILAKPSRSSRFDISQFIVKDSITVGLERTLSTGNWDVKRFRMHRKGMTQAVARLSYIGTLGHMTRISSQFEKSRKVSGPRALQPSQWGMLCPCDTPEGESCGLVKNLALMTHVTTDEDEGPLISLCYSLGVEDLELLSGEELHMPNSFLIILNGLILGKHRRPQRFANAMRKLRRAGIIGEFVSIFVNEKQRCAYIASDGGRVCRPLVIADKGVPRIKEHHMKELRDGVRTFDSFLKEGLIEYLDVNEENNALIALYEENAKEGTTHIEIEPLTILGVCAGLIPYPHHNQSPRNTYQCAMGKQAMGNIAYNQLCRMDTIIYLLVYPQRPLLTTRTIELVSFDKLGAGQNATVAVMSYSGYDIEDAIVMNKSSLDRGFGRCIVMKKMSAVSEKYENGTSDRIIRPQHEGHEAERMKILDYDGLAAPGQIIRPNDILINKESPTVTRGPVASHMGLPDSAYKPSRLKYKGPEGETAVVDRVALCSDRNNNLCIKFMLRHTRRPEVGDKFSSRHGQKGVCGTIVQQEDFPFSERGICPDLIMNPHGFPSRMTVGKMLELLGSKAGVSCGRFHYGSAFGEPGGHADKVEAISETLVKHGFSYNGKDFIYSGITGEPLQSYIFMGPIYYQKLKHMVLDKMHARGNGPRVLMTRQPTEGRSRNGGLRVGEMERDCLIAYGASMLIYERLMISSDPFEVQVCRKCGLLGYYNFNLNTGFCTMCKSGDKMSTMKLPYACKLLFQELQSMNIVPRLKLAEP; encoded by the exons ATGCCTATCATGTTAAGAAGCTATTGTTGCATTTTGCATGAGAAGGATGAAGAAGAACTAGCGAAATATG GTGAATGCCCACTTGACCCTGGTggatattttatcattaaagGAACAGAGAAG GTGATTTTGATTCAAGAGCAACTTTCGAAGAACAGAATAATTATTGATACTGATAAAAAGGGATG TGTGCAAGCTTCTGTTACCAGCAGCACAGAGACAACAAAGAGTAAAACAGTTATAAAAATGGAGAAAGAGAAGATATATTTGTACCTGAATCAGTTCACGACCAAG GTTCCTATTATGGTAGTAATGAAAGCTATGGGTATGGAGAGCGATCAAGAGGTTGTCCAGATGGTTGGAAGAGACCCCCGTTATAGTGAACTGCTACTGCCTTCAATTGAG GATTGTGCGAAGGAAGCTGTATACACCCAACATCAGGCACTAGAGTTCCTTGAACAGAAG GTTGTAACTTCACCATATTCTAATGCTTTTGCGAAG GAAGGGCGCCCTCTCAGTATCCTTCATGACATATTTCTGGCCAACATTCCA GTCCGTCAAAACAATTTTCGTCCAAAATGCATATATGTTGCAGTGATGTTGAGACGCATGATGGAAGCGATCTTAAATAAAGATGCAATGGATGATAAG GATTATGTGGGGAACAAAAGACTGGAACTGTCAGGTCAATTGCTATCATTACTTTTTGAG GATTTATTCAAGACCATGAATGATGAGGCCAGAAAGACGATAGATACAATTTTGGCAAAGCCCAGCCGTTCCAGTCGGTTTGACATTTCTCAG TTTATAGTGAAGGATAGCATTACTGTTGGTCTAGAAAGAACTCTTTCTACTGGAAATTGGGATGTCAAAAGGTTCAGGATGCATCGAAAAGGCATGACTCAG GCTGTAGCTCGACTGTCATACATAGGGACATTAGGTCACATGACGAGGATCTCATCCCAATTTGAAAAATCTAGAAAAGTTAGTGGTCCTAGAGCATTGCAGCCCAGCCAG TGGGGCATGTTGTGCCCCTGTGATACTCCAGAAGGTGAATCTTGTGGATTGGTGAAGAATCTGGCCTTGATGACACATGTTACCACTGATGAGGACGAAGGGCCTCTTATTTCTCTG TGCTACTCCCTCGGGGTAGAAGACTTGGAATTACTCTCAGGTGAAGAACTTCACATGCCAAATTCTTTTCTGATAATTTTAAATGGACTTATTCTTGGGAAGCACAGACGACCACAG AGATTTGCTAACGCAATGAGAAAGCTGCGAAGGGCAGGTATAATTGGTGAGTTTGTTAGCATCTTCGTGAACGAAAAGCAG CGCTGTGCTTACATTGCTTCAGATGGTGGTCGTGTTTGTCGTCCTCTAGTAATTGCTGACAAAGGTGTACCAAGAATCAAGGAGCACCATATGAAGGAGTTGAGG GATGGAGTCCGCACATTTGATAGCTTTTTGAAAGAAGGCTTGATAGAATATCTTGATGTCAACGAGGAGAACAATGCTTTG ATTGCTTTGTACGAAGAGAATGCTAAAGAAGGAACAACTCATATTGAAATAGAGCCTTTGACCATTCTAGGCGTATGCGCTGGGTTGATCCCATATCCTCATCATAATCAgtcaccaagaaatacatatcaG TGTGCTATGGGTAAGCAAGCTATGGGAAATATTGCATATAATCAG tTGTGTCGGATGGACACTATAATCTACCTCTTAGTGTATCCTCAACGGCCATTACTAACGACGCGGACAATTGAGCTA GTCAGTTTTGATAAGTTGGGAGCTGGACAGAATGCAACTGTTGCGGTGATGAGTTATAGTGGATATGATATTGAGGATGCTATAGTGATGAATAAATCATCCTTGGATCGTGGTTTTGGTCGCTGCATCGTCATGAAAAA AATGTCAGCTGTTAGTGAGAAGTATGAAAATGGTACATCTGATCGTATAATTAGACCACAACATGAAGGACATGAAGCAGAAAGAATGAAG ATTTTGGATTATGATGGACTAGCTGCTCCTGGACAAATTATTCGACCCAATGACATCTTGATCAATAAGGAGTCCCCCACTGTCACTAGGGGGCCAGTGGCATCGCATATGGGCCTGCCAGATAG TGCATATAAGCCAAGTAGACTGAAATACAAAGGGCCTGAAGGTGAGACAGCCGTGGTGGATAGAGTGGCACTCTGCTCTGACAGGAATAACAatttatgcataaaatttatGCTTCGTCATACTCGTAGGCCTGAG GTCGGTGACAAGTTTAGCAGCCGTCATGGGCAAAAAGGAGTTTGTGGTACCATAGTTCAACAGGAAGACTTCCCATTTTCTGAACGTGGCATATGCCCCGATTTAATCATGAATCCTCATGGATTTCCAAG TCGAATGACAGTTGGAAAAATGTTAGAACTTCTTGGTAGCAAAGCTGGAGTTTCTTGCGGTAGGTTTCATTATGGAAGTGCATTTGGAGAGCCCGGTGGACATGCAGATAAAGTTGAGGCAATAAG CGAAACACTTGTGAAGCATGGCTTTAGCTATAATGGCAAAGATTTCATCTATTCAG GAATCACAGGAGAGCCACTACAATCGTATATTTTCATGGGTCCAATTTATTATCAAAAGCTGAAACACATG GTATTAGATAAAATGCATGCCCGTGGAAATGGGCCTCGCGTTTTGATGACTAGACAACCTACAGAAGGAAGGAGTAGAAATGGAG GACTTCGCGTTGGAGAAATGGAGCGCGATTGCTTAATTGCCTATGGGGCTAGCATGCTGATATATGAGCGATTGATGATTTCTAGTGACCCATTTGAGGTTCAG GTGTGCCGGAAGTGTGGTCTGCTGGGATATTACAACTTTAATCTAAATACAGGCTTTTGTACAATGTGTAAGAGTGGGGATAAAATGTCAACCATGAAGTTACCTTACGCATGCAAACTCTTATTCCAG GAGCTCCAGTCAATGAACATCGTTCCTCGTTTAAAACTAGCAGAGCCCTGA